Part of the Calliopsis andreniformis isolate RMS-2024a chromosome 12, iyCalAndr_principal, whole genome shotgun sequence genome, TTTATAAAGGTGGTAGATTTGTCTTCAGTTTTAAAGTTGGACCAAATTATCCACATGAGCCACCTAAAGTAAAGTGTGAGACACAAGTTTATCATCCTAACATTGACTTGGATGGTAATgtatgtttaaatattttaagggaAGATTGGAAACCAGTTCTTACAATCAATTCTATTGTCTATGGACTGCAGTATCTTTTTCTGGTAACACGATATAAATTTTTTGTTGTAATATTCTTCTGTCTGTTTGAAGTACTAGAAATAATgagaaaatataatttatttaggAACCAAATCCAGAAGACCCACTCAATAAAGATGCTGCAGAGGTTCTCCAAAATAACAGGCGAGCATTTGAGCAAAATGTAGGAAGAGCGATGAGAGGCGGCTACGTTGGCTCGTTTTATTTCGAACGGTGTCTTAAGTGATACAGTGCTCGTTTTTTTGGAAGGCACATTGAGGGAAAAAATCGAGAGTAGAACACTACACCCAAATCTGACTGCGTTCCTCTCATTGTCACGACCGTTTATCGGCGTGCCTCTCTGCGTCTTCTTGATCGAGTGCTTCGTACCTTTGGTCAATAAAAAAACCATCGGTAAAAATACCACCGATGCGCTGTTTTCTCTCGGAGCTGTGGGATACTTTCTTTTCTCTCTTATCTTTGATTTCCCTTTACATTCAACACTCTGCGGAAGATCGAAGTTGTGTTTACGCTTGCAAGATTCTTATTTCGTTATCGAGACACTGGTAAATACACTTCAAGTAAAATTTAATCTGTAGAATGTAAAGATTGTTAAAAAACGTTCCCTTAAGAATACATCTGTGATTACAAATTAATATTACTACTATACATCGTGCTAGACATATTTTTAACTATACTATCTTGGATTATCTTGTGAACAATTTGCGATTGCAATCGAAATTTATCGTGAATTCATACTTAAACTATTAATAGAGAAATTAATCAAGATTGCTGGAATTTTTAAGTATCAATCACTGAAGTTTGATTTTCTAAATTATGTCGCAAACTGCGAATTACGATCATTGGACGAATTAAAATGTACATATAGATTCACACGTGTGTATGAGATTTGTAAACGCATCTGCAATTGCGATCGTCGCAGTTCTTTTTCGTAAATGTATCTCCGCCCTGAGGGTCACTTCGCAGGATATGAATTATTTTCCCACGAATGGATATGTATCCTGCTACATCGGATATCACGTAATTTAATTTATGTATCAATCGAAAGTGGAATATAAGGCTGTTAAGGAAAATTTTGGTAGTTCAATCTTTATCCTTtttagaaaataagaaaattatGTTCTAGAGATCTACTCTCTTACAATGAGAGATAAATTTAAACTTcacaaaattgtaaaaattcttaaatacaatttaatttaaACATAATGTACAAACAGACAGTCATTATTCTACATAATTAATTTAGTAGGATGTTTAAAATTTCtttgatataaaataaaatcttaTTCATACAATAGTTGGAAATTTCTAAATTAAATCATTTCTTTAATTAGCAttaatttattatactttagtACAGTGTTTACGAAACTTACAAACTAGAGAAGCGTCCTAGCCTCGATCCAATTTGCTGTCCTTAATTTTAGGTCCCATCCGCGTCGAGCGTATTTTGAAGGCACTTTTTCGAGCGCTTCAAGAGCGATCGAACTACTTTCTCCTTTCTTCAATTCCCTTTCACACACACGCAAACGGTATACACCCATGCACTCTATCTGTCATTCTCCCTTTCATACCTTTAGTTTCATTAGTGCGCGTATAATCTTTCCCCTTTCTCGTACAAAAAAAGATTCGATCGCGCTGGACGATGGATTGGCGCGTGAGCTCGGCAAAGAAGCACGACGATTTGGAAATCGAGATCAGAACATATTCCCTGGAATCTGGAAATCGAAGTACACAAGTGatcaagaaaaagaaatatCTTTCATACAACAAAATAGACAATTTACTACTACTCTATTTGCTTTAGATGATACTTGTTCTTATTACGatacattattattacattGTGGTTACGTGATACAAGAAGAAGCGTGCTTCTTCGCAGATTCCATCGTGGAATGAATTTCCAAACGCTCGAAAGGATGCTACCATTGTTGTATGTCATGAAAAGCCAGAAAACGTGTAGAAACAAACAACAAAAGGCGTTTCTTAGTGTTCAATTTCGATTTTTATGTGCATATGTAACTCGGTTTATCAAACGGAGTGGGAACGTCTATTGCATTTATTAAAGGATACTCGACTCGGATGCTTCGCAATTTATTTACTTACTTAAGCTAAAAATATAAACGATCGGGAGTCTTTATCGGCTCAGAGGTGTTCCACCAAAGTTGAACGAAGTAGGTACAGTTTGCGAGTGAAAAGCGTAGCCTAAAATAAAAGTAAACAAGTTGACCAAATTGTACTTTGAAATGATCCGTTATCAATTTTTTATTAGTTTTATTTCTACTGATAGTTACCTCCGCTCTGTTCAATTCTTTTACTTTCGAGAGCTGCCTGCAGCTGATCTCCCAAGAAGATAATATCCTGTAATGCTTTTTTCTGTTCTGCAGTCAAATGACCAGTTAATGCTCTGTACCATACAGTGTCTGTTCTTTCAATATCTACGAATAAAATAGAAGATAAGTCCTTTTCTTTAAACATGAGTTCAGGCGCGTTACCCATAACACTCTGACTTACTCTGCATTACATCTTTGAAGACAATGTATTCGTCTTGATGCCTAGCTTCCGAATCTAATGGCGTAATGTAACATTCTAGAGGAGTTTCCTCGTTAGCAtcatattctgaatcctcatctgATCCATGATCACCATGGCCATCTTGAATTGAAGCTGACACACTGAAACCATGTTGCGTGGGAGTTCTCGTTACTTTCTCTTGCAATTTTTCCAAATAGTCTTGACTAGCATCGTCAATTTCATCCTCGTCCGATGATAACACCTCTGTTAAGATAAGCGAAAGTCACAATCAAAATTCcttcaaaaataaaatataagtaggaAAATATTATTACCTTCATCGATATCACTGTCGTCATCCTCGTTTTCTTCATCATCAGTATCGGATACTTTAGCTGCGTAGGCTCTGCTTAGACCATCGAAGAGTAGAATTAAAGATGGTATGATTTGTTGAGCGCATTCATTCACGGCTACTGGTCTTGCTGGACCCATGCTGATTAAAGTACACAATCCAAGGACGCACAGCTTTCTGTCGTGTAACCTGGCCACACAAAGATTATTTACATGAAAAGTCTTTTCATATAATTCatcaaaataattgaaatactTACCCCAAGAAGCAGTCTGTGTCATGTATCCACTGTTTAATAAAATGAGATGCAATTGGTTCTGTTGACTGTCCAAAGTTTCCTTGCAGTCGGTGATCCATTGTTTCGAGGCAAAGCGCTGGATTATAATAAAGAGCTGCGATTACTACTTGTAAGCACATTGTCCTTAGTTCTGATGTCTTCACTTCACGCATCAGACGTTCCAGTACCAATTGTACAAACGAAGGTATacactaaaaaattatttttaatacacATATTGATCTACAAGTAACGAAATCTTGCATAATCAGGGAATacattttttgaataaaatgtaAGAAAACCTTACCTGATCAATATGACCTTTACATTGCAAAATTATAACTTCCAATAGTTTGGCTGCATGGCATTCTGGATCCTCTCCAGCATCTCCAGTCAATACCTAATGCGTAAAGAAAGCATTCTATTTATCGAGGAATTTTTTTTCTTCAGAAAAAATTAATCAGTGAACATACAGCCTTGCACATGTTAAACATAGCTACTACGTGATTTTCGTTCGAAAGGAACGCTTGTGTGTCCACTGTGATGTAATTATGGAGAGCAGGCATCATATCAGTGAAATAGTCGAAACCATCTTTCTGGAATAACTGGTATATCCATTCTAAGACTTTCCACATATCTTCCGAAATTGTTTTTCCAGTCAGATCGTAAACTAATGAAAGAGCTTCTTCgtaaaattctaaaataaaaaaaaatatacatcGTTTGTTCAATATTCATTATGAAGTAGTGTATCTAATTTCATTTCCCTTATCTTTATCACTCAACTTACCCATGACTCTCTCTCCAAATATGTGAGCGATAACCTGAAGCACTATCGGCTGTAACTGTCTCATGATTTGCGGTTGCTTTTCCATTACAGTTAATAAAGTCTCTATCGTATTTAACAATCCCATGGCTGTAATAGCTTTCTCATCACTGCCTTCATCTGTTTCGAGTACTTGACTGAAGGTCACAGCCTGAGGACAAAAATAGCAATCTGTTTCTAAACTTTTCCACGCTCTTCGCAAAAAATTGAGCGAAATTCTTCTACTTACCAAATGCTGACACATTTCAACCGCAATTGGCATAAGCTGTTCCGAATATGTACAAACAATTTTCTGAATAACAGTTGTTAAATCATCGTTCTCTGTTTCTCGTACGATATTTAATAATTCGAGTGTTATCGGTTTAATTAAAGGTTCTACATATTTCTGGGCTTTATCTTGAGCAGAAAGAAGCATTTGTAAGGCGATAGCAGCCTCCACTTTAACCGGCAAATCTTGATCCGTTAAAAGAGCATTTGTCGTTAGTCTAATTGCTTCGACTAATATTTGTTCTTGTTTAAACTTTATTTCAGAAAAATAGTGCAATACCCAGCATgcctaaaatatgaaaaattacatttgtacaattttttatagttacgaataataaaaaaatatatataaagctTGTGCTAATAAATATACTACTCACTCTTGCTCTCATATGTCCATGGGGACTATTGAATTCAGGGAAGACATACTGCAACAGCATCTTGTCCATTTGTCCCTTGTAAATCTTTTTCTTCAACAGAACGTCTGCTAAACTTCCAACCTAAATaagattttattattattaacagtttaaaatatataaaataaaacttTTTTCTTGTATAACAAATTCATACCATGTGTAGTGCACCGTCCTTTTGTCTGGGATCTGCATTTGGACTGGTCAATACTTCCATACAGAATCTCATTGTTTCTTGAAGCATATTCTTACGTTTTTTGCAAGCAGAGTGTAACAAAGTTTGTGCTGCAGTTACTGGTGACACGAAATCCTCGAAAATAtctaaaatacaatcattaATACCAATTTGCTTTCAAACAACATCTACAAACAATTCTGATTTTTATCTCACCGAATTTCACTCTAATGTACTCATGAGGACTATTATTCCAAAGTTCCTCATCTGCAGCGGAATATGAAAGAATTGGGAATAGTACATCGCGAATAATTTCGAACATATGTGGTTTTAAAAACTTCCACGAATATGCATGGCTCACCCtataaattaaaatgaaaaattttgaaaCTGTAATTTGGCAGAATATAAAATGGAATGTATCATTCAATGTCTCGTTTACCCTTGATTAATGTAGTTAATCGATTGTTGAATCACCCTGGGAGAGACATATATTTTTCTTCTATACTGGTCCAAAATTTTTAGAAGGACCTCGAGTATACCCCCACTGAAGGTTCTCAGGTACCACTCGGAAAATTCCTTGTATTCTTTGGTTACATTTCTAGGGctgccatatctttcaaacattCTATGAAGTATATGAAGAGCCCATTTTTTACACTTCCACCATGCTAACTCTGCTCGTTCGTCATCATCCAAATCTGGATTGTTAGTTTCAGGCGGAACCGGTCTATCGGCTACTTGTCGTACTACATCCATCCATTGCGAGAAGACTTCTTTCGAAATTAAATCCAGAGGAAGTGTATACTGAAAAAAGGGGATGATAATAAGTGATTTGGTAGTAAATCACAAAcaatagtaaaaaataatacTCTACCTGTGTAAGGGCAAAAAATATCTTTAATATTTGTTTTTGTAGTAAAACTGATTGTTCTGAGTTATCAGGCAAAAGTCGCAACATTAACTGGTAAATCATGGGAAACAAAAGATTCATTGCTTCATTTAATGGCCCTCTTTCCTCTGCTTTTTTGTATCTATGATAATTTCAATAGAAATTTGTGTTAGTGTTCATCAcaacattttttatatattaaataGTATTCTGATAAGAAATACCAAAAACATACTCAAAATTTTTAACAAGTTGATAAAGTGCTAGAAGAACACCTGGCCAGCAGGAAGCATCTGGATTTTGTAGATATATTGTGATTTTGTCCACTATCTGTGTCCATCGTCCAGGAAAGTCATGTTTTACAATATTGTTAACACAAACTGCCAACTGTACTCTATATAAATAGGAAATAAAATCCATTATATTACTCCTAAATGCATTAATGGAAACACAATATTTAATTCGTAAGATTAAACACAAGATTTACTTGCCTGATAAGTTCTGGTGCGTGAACAAGAGCATCGACAATTGCATCACGAATCATTGCACGGTCTTGTTCATGGATGCTGAACTCAGCTGGTCCATTTTCGTTTTCTCTGTCAGGCCAACTTGATGTAATTAAATTCTTCAAATATATAACACCTGAattgatattaaaatattattgattGAATTTGACTCTGTTCAGAAAAACAACTGTTAATACTCACCAGCTTGCCGTACAGGCATTTCCTCTGCTGTCATAACCACTTGGAGCAATGTTGGCGCAAAACCAATAATTTTGTGGATCTGAAAATATGGTCCATATAACAAATCCACTGAAATCCGTTCACAATAGCTACACTTATTATACACTAATCTATATTCTATGCTAGTCCAATAACATCTGTTTCCTTGTACGTATATTCTTTGTAAGTACGTGTACTATTAATATAacaatatacataataaattaATTGCATATtgcatacatttttttttttaatcaatgATCGATAACACCGCGCTAAtacataatattaatatttaattgctGGAAAATATGTTTATGCCTCGTTTACCTTCGAAAACGTGACATAAAAGACTTTGTAAGTAAAAAAAAAGGGTTGAACGAAGATGGTCATCAATTTGGTTAAAGGTCATTCTTTCAGCGAGGAAGGTGACGAAAGAACCGAAGGGAAATGTCGGTTATTCCGATTGCGGGGGGATCGTTTTGAAAAATCATAATCGAACGTTGGATCATAAATTACGGAGGAGCGAGCGACAGAGAGGAAAAAATGATCGCAAGAAGGCACATGTTTCCGTCGAAGTGTCGACCGTTTGAGCACGTTTTCGATGAGTTGACCGACCTGATTTAATTGCTCCTCAGCCTGCTTCTGCTGCGCTGGGTCGATCGTGGCACGTAGCAACTCTGTCACTTTTCGCGCGTCCATCTCGTTATTCGTTTCCTATCTGTCGGCGATGTCCAAATTTTTTCACTCTTCCTCACGAATTCGACCCGGCGCATTCACCTCGCTACTCCCTCGTCACGTGACACAACAATATGGCAGCCGCGAGAGTAAAGTAAGCTGATTCTGCGTTACATCCGGCCATTAAACATGAGAAGATCAGAGAGAGGAAACCGACGGATCTGTCTCGTCGCGCTGGTATAGATAGCAAAGTAGGTTTGACAAGCAGATACACATGCAACAGCTATATTTGTTTATAGGTCATCGGTCGGTCAAAACATTGTAATCGCAATATTGTATGCACGTATGCACCCGTAGTGTTGAAGCTGCATCGTTGCAGGATTTTACTCGTGACAATTTGAAGAGATACAAAGCTGGAAGTATCTGAGAAGTTTTAATCGATTGGAAGTTTTGTAAACGGAATTGTTCATTTGCAAGGCAGTGACATGCTGCAGTTAATAAATCTGCCTGATATTGTTTTGGAGACAATTTTGTCTAACCTTACATACGACGAAATTTCTCGATATAGGATCGTaagattatttttatatttcttgtATTTTCGCTGGATTTTGGTGGGGTGCGTACAATCAGTTtcttaaatattatattttgataGGTTTGTAAGCAATTCGATCGAATATGTAAAAAGTTATTGAATCGAGGATTTAATTTAATGGAGAAATATCATGCACAATGTTTGCGTGCAGTAAAAAGCCAACTGCCAAGGAGAGAATCAGAGCGGAGGAGTCATCCTTTGGCACGTCATTGTGACATATTGACAGCAATAGAAACAAGGATATCTATGCTATCCATGACTTTTATCAAATATGTGGACCTCAATTTGTGTTGTTTTATCCCTGGAAAGGTGAATCATTAGATAAATTCAATAATTGATATGTTATACTGAAAATTAATATATTTCTATGTATTAGGTAATTGATGAGATCTTTAGAGTTCTCCGTTTAATTCGTGACTCTAAAACTCCACCCAGAGCTCATGAAATTCTTCAGGAATTAAGGGATATCAGTAGCATGGCTATGGAACACTTTGATGAAAAAATTTTACCAGATTTAAAGCATAGTATCTGTACATCTGTTGTTAGTAATGTAGGCTCTTATGAATTGCCAAGTGGAAGTTTAATGATTTCTCATCATACTACAAATTCAAATACTGCAATACTGCCACATAATTTTAATTCAGAAAAACTAAATCAGACTGTGAAAAAAATTTATAGTCGTACTAAAAAGAATAAATTATCTGTCCTTTCTATAAAAGGTCAGATAAGCAAAATGAAACTAAGAATGAAAAGACAAGCCTTCCAAATGAGACTGCAAAGTTTAACATTACAAAAGCAAGCAAAGAAAATACATGAACAGGATACACAATTGGCTGAAATGAAAAAACACCTTGAAGAATGGGAACAAAAAATGGTTGATTTTACAGCTGAACTAAG contains:
- the Ubce2m gene encoding NEDD8-conjugating enzyme UbcE2M; the protein is MIKLFSLKQAKKDGESPKPGTQKKASAAQLRITKDINELNLPKTCGTEFPDPDDLLSFKLIICPDEGFYKGGRFVFSFKVGPNYPHEPPKVKCETQVYHPNIDLDGNVCLNILREDWKPVLTINSIVYGLQYLFLEPNPEDPLNKDAAEVLQNNRRAFEQNVGRAMRGGYVGSFYFERCLK
- the Msk gene encoding importin-7 msk, which gives rise to MDARKVTELLRATIDPAQQKQAEEQLNQIHKIIGFAPTLLQVVMTAEEMPVRQAGVIYLKNLITSSWPDRENENGPAEFSIHEQDRAMIRDAIVDALVHAPELIRVQLAVCVNNIVKHDFPGRWTQIVDKITIYLQNPDASCWPGVLLALYQLVKNFEYKKAEERGPLNEAMNLLFPMIYQLMLRLLPDNSEQSVLLQKQILKIFFALTQYTLPLDLISKEVFSQWMDVVRQVADRPVPPETNNPDLDDDERAELAWWKCKKWALHILHRMFERYGSPRNVTKEYKEFSEWYLRTFSGGILEVLLKILDQYRRKIYVSPRVIQQSINYINQGVSHAYSWKFLKPHMFEIIRDVLFPILSYSAADEELWNNSPHEYIRVKFDIFEDFVSPVTAAQTLLHSACKKRKNMLQETMRFCMEVLTSPNADPRQKDGALHMVGSLADVLLKKKIYKGQMDKMLLQYVFPEFNSPHGHMRARACWVLHYFSEIKFKQEQILVEAIRLTTNALLTDQDLPVKVEAAIALQMLLSAQDKAQKYVEPLIKPITLELLNIVRETENDDLTTVIQKIVCTYSEQLMPIAVEMCQHLAVTFSQVLETDEGSDEKAITAMGLLNTIETLLTVMEKQPQIMRQLQPIVLQVIAHIFGERVMEFYEEALSLVYDLTGKTISEDMWKVLEWIYQLFQKDGFDYFTDMMPALHNYITVDTQAFLSNENHVVAMFNMCKAVLTGDAGEDPECHAAKLLEVIILQCKGHIDQCIPSFVQLVLERLMREVKTSELRTMCLQVVIAALYYNPALCLETMDHRLQGNFGQSTEPIASHFIKQWIHDTDCFLGLHDRKLCVLGLCTLISMGPARPVAVNECAQQIIPSLILLFDGLSRAYAAKVSDTDDEENEDDDSDIDEEVLSSDEDEIDDASQDYLEKLQEKVTRTPTQHGFSVSASIQDGHGDHGSDEDSEYDANEETPLECYITPLDSEARHQDEYIVFKDVMQNIERTDTVWYRALTGHLTAEQKKALQDIIFLGDQLQAALESKRIEQSGGYAFHSQTVPTSFNFGGTPLSR
- the Pall gene encoding F-box protein pallbearer, with translation MLQLINLPDIVLETILSNLTYDEISRYRIVCKQFDRICKKLLNRGFNLMEKYHAQCLRAVKSQLPRRESERRSHPLARHCDILTAIETRISMLSMTFIKYVDLNLCCFIPGKVIDEIFRVLRLIRDSKTPPRAHEILQELRDISSMAMEHFDEKILPDLKHSICTSVVSNVGSYELPSGSLMISHHTTNSNTAILPHNFNSEKLNQTVKKIYSRTKKNKLSVLSIKGQISKMKLRMKRQAFQMRLQSLTLQKQAKKIHEQDTQLAEMKKHLEEWEQKMVDFTAELSRAREETQKPDSIDTCKRKHIDIINQREPDSLQTKELQAKKRKLIVERLSPTDAKDVKFKKFITDLLSGNAVEGYPSTSR